The stretch of DNA GAGTACGAATATGCCGCCACTGGAAACCCTGCAAGTCTTTCAATCCCTCAACCGCTCGCCCAACGCTCGCCTCGAGCTGTGCGCCGAGCTCGGTGACGGCTTGTCTGCAGCCTTGTGGAGCAACCATCACGACGCCCAGGATTACGAAGCCCCCGACCACCACACCTTGTCCTGCTACATCGGCGGTGGCACCGGCACCTTTCGCCGCGACCAGCCCGGCACCAAGGGCGGCCCGGACAAGCTGTGCATCTTGCCGGCCGAGCATCAGTCGGCCTGGGTGATCAACGGCGAAATCCGCCTGGCCCACGTGTATTTCAGCCCCGAGCAATTCGCCTTGGGCTGCGTCACCTTGCTAGACCGCGAACCCCGCGAGTTGCAACTGCGCGAGAGCACCTTCCTCGACGATGCGCGGCAGGCCCGGCGTTTTCACCAGTTGATCAGCCTGAACTGGAAAGAGCCCGGCGAACGCCTGCTGACCAGCAGCCTGGCCCATGAAATGCTCAGCCATACCTTGCTCAGCCAGGTGGGGATGCGCGAGGGTTTGCGTTTGAAAGGCGGGCTGGCCGCCCACCAGCGCCGGCAACTGGTGGAGCACATCGACCAGCAACTGGCGGAGCCGATCAGCCTGGGGCAGTTGGCAGGCTTGTGTGCGTTGTCGGAGTACCACTTTGCGCGGATGTTTCGCGAGAGTTTTGGACTGCCGCCCCATCAATATCTGCTGGCGCGGCGCCTGGCCCGCGCCCGGGAGTTGTTGCGGGGTGGGTCGTTGCCGCTGGGCGAGATTGCCCTGGCGTGCGGGTTTTCCAGCGCCAGCCACTTTACCAACCGGTTCCGCCAGGCGATGGGCGCCACCCCTAGTGAATACCGGCAGGCGTTCCTGCCTTGAAATGCAATCTGCCTGACAGCACAGGTCCAATGTGGGAGCGGGCTTGCTCGCGAAAGCGGTGTGACAGTCAACACATGTACTGACTGAACCAGCGCATTCGCGAGCAAGCCCGCTCCCACCTTTGATCTTCGGTGCTCAATAGTCCGTGCTGTTGGCCAGTGCCGTGGCCAGGCGGTTTTCCAGCGCCTTGACCCGCGCGCCTGCGACCACGTAATTGTTGGTCACCATCGAAAACACCAGCTTGCGCCCATTGGCATCGGTGACATACCCGGTCAACGACGACACGCCGCTCATGGAGCCGGTCTTGCCGTGCAGGTTGTTTTCCGCAGCGGTGCCCCGCAGGCGGTAACGCAGGCTGCCGCCCACCAGGCGCTGCGGATTACCGGCAACCGGCAACGCGTTGTACCAGGCGCTGAACCAGGGCTGTTTGCTGGCGGCCAGCAGCACATCCGTGAGGTTCTGCGACGACACCAGGTTACGCCGGGACAACCCCGAACCGTCCACCTGGTTCAACGTCGCCGTATCAATCCCCTGACGTTTCAGGAACCCGCCCACCGCCGCCACACCGGCAGGCGCCGTACCGGCATTCACGGTCTTGCGCCCCATGCTCTTGAGCAAGGCTTCAGACATGTTGTTATTGGAAAGCTTGAGCAACGGCGTGATCAGTTCCTGCAACGGCGCCGACTCATGCAGCGCGAGCACCGTCGCCGTGGTCGGCGTCACACCCCCGATCATCCGACGCCCCTGCACGACAATCCCCTGCTGCGCCAAGGCCTGTTCAAACAGGTTGGCCACCAGTTGCGTCGGCTCCCACACACTGACCAGTTGCGGGCTCTGCCTGCCCGGCGCCAGCGCGCCACTGAGGCGCAACAGGTTGGTGCCGTGCTGGCGATTGATTCCATAGCTGTTGCCTGTGCCGCTGACCGCACGGTTGCTGAGCTGCACGTAATCGGTAGCCGGGCTGATCTCCACCGTCACCGGGCGCCCTGCCACGACCGGCGCCCTGGCCGTGACCAGCAGGGAGCCCGCATCAAAGTCGTCATTGGGCGATACCGTCAGCGCCGAAATCTGCGCGCCGTAGTAGGTGCTTTCATCGTCCTGGGACCAGTCGGTGCCCAGGCGCTCGGCGTCGAAGAACGTGTCGTCGAACACCAGGTCGCCCCGCACCTGCCGGATGCCCTGCTGCGCCAGGTTGGCCGCCAGCGCCTGGTAATCCGCCCACTGGATCGTCGGGTCGCCCAGGCCGCGCAGGTAGAGGTTACCGTCAAGCACCGCGCCCTGGCGGATGCCGTCGCTCAACAGTTGCGTGGAAAACCGATACTGCGGCCCCAGCACATCCATCGCCGCCGCGGTGGTCAGCAGCTTGAGGCTCGAAGCCGGGGTCAGCCGTGTGCGTGGGTTGTGTTGATAGAGCGTGTTGCCACTGCGGGCATCGCGCACCATCAGCGACACGCTGGCACCGTGCAGTGCCGGGTCGGCCAGCAACTGGTCGAGGCTGGCGCTGGTGGAGGTTTTCGGCGCCGTGGCGCAACCGCCCAGCAACAAGCTCAAGCCCAGCAGCAGCCCGCCGGTGTGTGTCCATCGTCCCAACCGCATAAACCTGGTAGTCCTTGAATTTCGAGAGTGCGCAGCTTGTGGAATTCCTCCCGGTCAATCAAGGCCCGTAGGTCGTGACGGAAAACGTATTGGCATGAAACAGCGGGTCCGGCTTGGGCTCGGCCTTGCTCGGCGCCGGCTGGGTAAAGTCCATGGCCGGCAGGAATACCCGCTGGCTCGCCGGGTCGAACGCCATGTTGTAGGCCATCGGCAAGGTGCTGACGCTGGCGCGTACGGCGTAGTGGTCGGCATCCGTTTGATCCACCAGCGTCAGGTTGGCATCGACGCCACTGGGGATCAGCAAGCGCCGGTGCTGCTCGTCGTAGGCCAGGGCGTTGACGTCGCGGGTGATCGGCAGCTTCGCCTTGACTTCACCGGTTTTCCGGTCGGCAACGATCAACACCGGCACTTCACCGCGACACGCCACAAACAGTCGCTGGCGCGCCACGTCCTGGGCCAATGCGCTGGGCTTGGGGCAACCGGCAAACTGCCAGGTGTCAAGCAACGCAAAGGTGCTCGCCGAATAGCGGGCGACCTTGCCTTCATCGCGCATCGGCAGGAAGAAGCTGCCGTCGCCCTTGATCAGCAGCGGGTCGATTTTCTTCACCGCCAGTTCATGGGCGCCGGTGATTCGTTCCTGTTTCGGGTCGAATTCAAACAGCGTCGAACGATCCGCCCGACGCCCACTGACGATAATCACCTTGCCCGTCGATGGCTCGTACACCGCGCTGTTGAGGTTGCTTTGCGCCACCGGGATACGCTTCAAGAATGTGAGTGTGGATAACTCCACCACACTCAGACTGCCGTCGGTGTTGAGCACGAAAACCCGGTCTACCTCAGGCACGAACACCACGCCGTTGGCGCCTTCGGACTGCGCCACCGTCTCGACCAGGCGCTGCTGTTTCACATCAAACACGCTCAGGCCGTTTTCCCGGCGAGCCAGGAACAGATACGGCCGGGTCGGGTCCAGCCCGACAAAGCCCCAACTGTGGCCAGAGCCGGGCAATGTCACCCGGTGTTCGCGATGGTAGGTCGAGTCATCAGCCGATGCTGCGCCGCTGATCAACAGTGCTGCCAGTAACCAGTGTTTCATCAGAACTCCAGGGTGCTGGAGACGGACACCTGACGGGCGTCGCCGATGGAGACAAACTGCGTGTTCACGGCCGAGGTGTAATAGGTACGGTCAAACAGGTTCTTCACGTTGAGCTGGAACTTGACCTTCTGCCCCTCGATTTTAGTGTCATAGGTGGCGAACGCATCGGCCACGGTGTAGCTCGGCAGGTCGAAATCGTTGGCGGCATTACCCGCTCGCTCCCCCACATAACGTGCACCGGCGCCCACCCGCAGTTGGTCACCGCCAAGGATGCTGCCGAAGTCATACACCGCTGACAGCGAGCCGGTGTTCTTCGCGACGTTTTGCAGGCGGTTGCCCTTAAGGTCCGGGTCTTCGGTGACAACAGCATCGGTGTAGGCGTAGCTGCCGATTACGCTCCATTTATCCGTCAGTTGACCGCTGGCGTCCAGTTCAAGGCCGCGGGAGCGGACCTTGCCGGCTACGCTATAGATCGCGGTCGGGCCGTCGCCCACCTCGACCAATACATTGCGCTTCTCGATGTTGAACAGAGCGGCGCTGGCAGTGATACGACCCGGAATGTCGAGTTTGGTACCCAACTCCCAGGACTTCGACTGTTCCGGTTCAAGGCTGCCATCCAGCACCGTTTTGTTATCCAGCGGTGCGATGGTGGAGTTGGGCTTGAACGACTCGGTGTAGCTGCCATAGAACGACAGCTCGTCAGTGTAGCGGTACACCAGGCCCGCGCGTGGCACCCACTTCTGGCCATTGCCGTCGGTGTTGGCGGTGAACGGGACACCCTTGCCGGCGTATTGGTCGTACATCTGATAACGCGCGCCGCCCACCAGGATCCACTGGTCAGTGAGGTGGATCGCATCCTGCAGGAACAGCGAGTCGCTGCGCAGCAGGTCCGTCTGGTTGCTGTCCGGCGCGCTGACGGTGGTGCCCGCCACTTCATTGCCATAGACCGGATCGTTGTAGTTGAACGTGCCACGGGGCGCCTGGCGGATCAGGTCGGCCCGGTAGATCTTGCGGTACTCGTCATCCAGGCCGAAGGTCAGGTCGTGCTGCATGCCCGCGACGTTGACCTTGCCTTCAAGGCTGGCGGTGGCGAAGCGGTCGGTGGTCAGTGCGCCCTGGGTGCCGTCCATGCTGCGGGTCAGGGTGCCATTGGCGTTGACCTTGACCACACGCACCTGGCTGGCGTCGTAGGTCTCGCGGTTCCAGCTGTAGCCGAAGTGGGCTTTCCAGTCGTCATTCAAATCGTGGTCGGCCTCGAAGCGGTACAGGTCGGAGCGGCCTTCCATGTTGTTGAAGGGCTCGTCCAGGCGGCGAGTCGACGGGATGTTGAGCGGGTGGTTGGTCTTGGGGTCGATGGCGGTGCCCCGGTCGAACGGCGAGAGAAACTCCCGGTGCTCATAGGCAAACAACAGCTTGGTGTTGTCGCCGTACCAGGCCAGCGACGGTGCGATCAGGCTCTCGCGGTGAGTGCCGTAGTTGCGCCAGTAATCTTCGTCTTCGTGATCGACGATCAAGCGGTACGCCAACCCGCTGTCACCGATGGGCCCTGTGGTGTCGAGGTTGCCGCCGCTGCCGTTCTTGCCGTCGCCAAAGGTCGAGCCGCGTACGGTCAGCGAGGTGGATTGGATCAGCTCGGGTTTCTTGCTGACGATATTGACCACGCCGCCCGGATCCTGGATGCCATACAGCAACGACGACGGGCCCTTGAGCACTTCGACGCGCTCGGCGGTGGAATTCAGCGCGCGGCCCTGCACCAGCGGCATGCCGTCCTGCATGATCGAACCGTTTCGGTTGTCACCAAAACCCCGCAGCATCACCGCGTCCTGGGTGCTGCCCAAGGTGTTGGCCTGGGTGATGCCACTGATGTTGGTCAGGGCATCGTCGAGGTTGCGCGGCTGTTGATCGCGCATCACCTGGGCCGGTACAACGTTGACAGTCTGTGGGGTTTCCAGCAGCAGGCCGTGGGAACGCATCACCGAACTGGTAGGCGGCGGTTGATAGCTGGTGGTATCCGAGGCCAGGGCGGCACCGTTGATGGTGGTGGCGCCGAGGTTCAGCGCGCCGTCGGTGGGCAGCGGTTCCAGGGCCAGGGTGCGGGCGTCGATCTGGCGGAAGGTGAAGCCGGAATTACCCAGCAGGCGTTGCATGGCCTGGGCCGCACTCATCTGCCCGGTGATGGCCGGGGCCTTGATGGCGTAGGGCGCTTCATCGGTGTAGACCACGCTGATGCCGGTCACCCGGGTGAAGTCGCTCAAGGCCTGGGGCAGCGGCTTGGCGGCCAGGGCAAAGTTGAACAGCGTGCTCTGCTGCTGCGCCTCGGCCGCCTGCGCCACGCCCAGGGGCAACAGCGCCAGCCCCGAAACTGCCAATACCGAGGCTCCCAGCCAATGTTTAACCGAACCCGCCGACGTTGCCCTGGACTTCATGCTTGAGAACCCGTGTGTAAAAACGCTGTTAATGCGAATTAATCGCAGTTTCAAGCACTACACGGATGGCCGACAGGTTTACCTCACACCGATTTGAAAATAATTTCAGTCACGCCGGTTGGATCCGAAATCCGAAGCGCGGAACGTGCACATGCACGGTGCCGGCGCGGTCATCGGTGCGCCGCAGAATCAGCTCTTCGCGGCCGGCAAACAGCAACTCCCCGGCCACCGGATCGGTGCCGTAGTCGGTGGCGCTGATGGTCACTTGCTGGCCGGGCTTGAAGCCGTTAGGGTCTTCGAAGATTTCTTCCGGCAGGTTGGCCGGCGTGGCATTGCGCGCGACTTCCAGGGCTTGCTCGGCACTCATCTGGCTCGACGTGCCATGCCCGAAACCCAACACCCGGGCGAGCCAGGCGGCCACCGCAGGATAGGTTTCCACCAGCGGCGAGGTGACCGACGATCCCATGAGGAACCACAACGGGTGCGCCAGGGCGAAGTCGGCAATCGACGGCTCGCCGAACAGGAAGTCGCCCTGCTGGTGCTGCAACTGCTGATTGATACGACCGATGATCACCGGCCATTGATGCTTGGCCTGATCCAGTTGCACACGGGTGGCCGTGCCGCCACTGAACAATTTGCTGCGGTCGGCCACCAGCACCTGGAGCATTTCCGGCGGCACTTTGGCGAACTTGACCGCCAGGGATTCCGGCTGGAACACCAGGCTCACGGCATGGGAGAACACCGTCGAATCAGCCCAGGCGGCGAAGCTTTGGCTGACCAGTTCCAGGCCTTGGGGAAACAGCGCCGGCGCGGACTTTTCCTGCTCCAGGCGGCGGGCGATCAGTGCGGTGTCGCAGTAGATATCGGCGCCCACCTGCAACACCGGGGTCTTGCGATAACCACCGGTGAGGGCCGTCAAGTCAGGCTTGGGCATCACCGGCGAGATGTGCACCGAACGCCAGGACAAGCCCTTGAAGCCCAGCAACAGGCGGGCCTTTTCGGCAAATGGGGATTGCGGGTAGTGGTGCAGGATCAACTCAGTCATGCCAGGCTCCGCTCAATGAGTGAGCGTCCAGCTTAGCCTGCAAACCCGGCAAAGGCGCGCATGGGAACCTATCAGTCAAACTGATGGGCCGATCGCCGCCAGGCACTCCTTGGCGCTTTTCTTGAGTTTCTTGATCAGCCGTTCCTGGCGCAGCGCCTCGGCCTTGCTGATGCATGCCTCGGTGTACACCAGCGCCACGGCTGGGCTCGAGAGGAAAAACCGTGCGCCCTTGCCACTCTGGTGCATGGCAAAGCGGCGCACCGGGTCATTGCTGATACCGCAATAGAGCGAGCCATTGGCGGCGCGCACCAGGTAGACAAACCACGGTTTGGCTTCAGAAGGAGTCGTCACGGATCAATTCGGCAAACCAAAGGAACGCCAATCTTATCAACGACTGGCCTGGAACGCCTTCAACCCTTTCAGCGCCTGGGCCCGCACGGCGTTTTTCACCAGCGGCGTCCAGCCCAGCAACAGGCCTTTGGTGCCCAACGCCTGCCGCGACCAGCGCCACAGGTCAAAGTGGTCGTGGTGCTCGCAGATCTTGCCGTCACGAAACACAAAGCGCGCCCGGATATCGTTGACTACAGTGTTGCCCGTCGCACTGAACAGGTAGGTCGCCACCCAGTGGGCGCTGCCGGTAATTTCATCGCTGCGCACACTGTCGAAGGTCAGGGAAAAGTCCTTGGCCCGGGTGGTCAGCATGCGCCACATGTCGCCGGCATCACGGCCACGCAGTTCACCGAATGCCGGGTCGCTGAACACCACGTCGTCGCTGTAGCAGGCGCTCATGGCCTCGGCATCCAGGCGCTGGAAGGCACTGTAGAACTCGGTGATCAAGGCGTTATGGGCGTCGCTCATGGGCAGGTTCCGCAAAAGAAGTTGGGATGGCCGGTACGATAATCCCCAAGGCCGGGGAACACTACTGGCATCAACGCCAGGAATACCTCATCCCGTCCCTTCAGGGCACCATTCCGCTGCTGCGAGCATAGTGGAACAAATCCACATCGGTGGAGATACACAGCCGGTTCATCGCGGTACTTTTCTGTTTGCTGATGGTGGAGATGCTGCGATTGACCCGCGCGGCAATCTGGCTGACGGTCATGCCGCTGGCCAGCATGCGCACCACTTCGCGTTCCTTGCCCGACAGTTGCGGCGGTTGTGATTGATCGCCCGTGCCGGCCTGCACCAACTGGGTCCGCAGGGACTCGCTGACGAAGGTCTTGCCCTCGCAGACTTCCTTGATGGCCGTGGGCAACTCCTTGGCCGACGCACTCTTGGCGACAATGCCTCGGGCGCCCTCGGCGAACGAGGCACGCAGGGTGGCGATATTGGCGAACATCGTCACCAGGATCACCGGCACCCCGGGGTATTGGCGTTGCAACAAGCCCAACAACACATAGCCGTCAGCCTGCTGCCCGCCCGGCATGGCGAAGTCCGTCACCAGCACATCGCAAGGGGTGCTGCCCAGTACCCGCAGCAGCTCATCCGGGCCGTTGGCCTCACCGACCACCTTGCACTTGCCATTGGCCTCGATCACCACCTTCTGCCCGATCCGAACAATGGGATGATCGTCAGCAATAATTACGCGAAGCATAGAAATCCATGAGTGATGGCAAATTGATTTGCGCAAAATAACCCTGTCCGTCCCGGGCAACAACCGCCCACCTGGGAGCGGTTTTCAATGGCGTCCCGTGTTCTTAAGCGGGTGATTTTTTACCTACAACAAAAAAGGAAACCACCTACAAACTAAGCCCACAGACAGAGGTAATACCCCCTACAGACTCGCTGAAAATGTCATAAATCTGTCAAATAGCGCAGGTACACCAGCAGGTCCTGGTCGAACCGCTGCAATGCCCGCCTGTTGCACCGGATCCCGTGCTTGCGCACCTGTTCGATCAACTCCCCCGCACAGCGATCCAGCTCCGTCTCGCCAAAAAACGCCAGGCTTCCCGCCAGGCGATGCAGGCAGTCGACCAATGCATGCGGGTCGACGATGCGGCAAGCCTGTACCAGGCCTGCGTAATCAGCCTCGGCCTCGCGCACCAGGGTGCGCAACATCTGGTTCACCACCTGTTCATCGCCAAATGTCCTGATCAGTTCGGCACGAGTCGGCCAGTGCGCCCCGGCGCAGGCTGTGGCAGGCGGGTTCGTACTGGCGCCCGGCGGCTGTGGCAGCCACTGCTCCAGCACCCCGCGCAATTGTTCCAGGGTCAGCGGCTTGAGCAGCCAGGCATCCATGCCGGCCTCAAGGCAGCGGCGCGCATCGTCCGCAGAGAGTTTGGCGGTCAAGGCAATGATCGGCACACGAGGGCGGCTGTGTACGGCCTCTCGCCGCCTGATCTCACGAGCCATGCTATAGCCATCCAGCACCGGCATGCGGCAATCGCTGATCACCAGGTCGAAATGCCGCAGGGCGATGGCGGTCAACGCGGCCTGCCCGTTGCACACCAGTTCGTGATCGACTTCGAATTTTTGCAGGAACCAGCCCATCAAGGCGCGATAGGCCTGATGGTCCTCGACGATCAGCACGCTCAGGTGCTTCCAGTGAACAGGAGGACTGCGCCATGGCACCGTTTGCTGCCTGGGGGCGTCGTCAGCAAACACGCTTGGCATCATGGCCACCTCGATATCGGCGCCGACCTGCCAGGGCCATCAGACGGCCCTGGCATATCGTCTAGTGAGGGTGCGCTTGACGGTGATCCTTAACCCATCCGCCTGGCACCCATTACCGAATCAAGCTATCCACATGAATACCACTCTTGCGATACAAGAACTACGAAAAGGCAGTTTTTCCTACAGCTCCGCCCACCTATTCCGACTTGACGCAGGCGAGCTAGAGGGATAGCGGATTGTCGTAATTCTTGTATTTCCCCTCCTCCCCCCCCGGCGCTAAATTGCGCCCCACCCCAAGAGGGCAACCCGCCAACTCACCTGGCGGCCAACTATCCGAACTGACCCGACGCCCAACCGCGCCTCTTTCTGCGCTGCGGTGAGCTGCACCCGTCAGTTGATCCAACACCGAGACAATACAACCATGAACAAGCATCTGATCGCCGTCGCCAGCGCCCTGCTGATCACTGGCACCGCCCCCGCCTTCGCCGCCAGCACCGTGGACCTGACAGTCAAGGGCATCATCACCCCGAATGCCTGCACGCCGAGCCTGTCCAGTGGCGGGGTCATCGACCACGGCAAGATGTCGGCCAAGGACTTGAACGCCACCCAGATCACCCTGTTGCCGAAAGTCACGCTGCAAATGACCGTGACCTGCGATGCGCCGGTGATCTTCGCCCTCAAGGCGACCGACAACCGTATTGGCTCCGGCAGCGGCAGCGGCTTCGGGCTGGGCTTTATCAACGGCACGCAAAAGCTGGGTTCCTATAGCTTGACCCTTGGCGCCAACGGTAGCCCGCCCCAGGCCGACGGCGAAACCGTGCAAGCCATCGGGTCTTTCGACAATGGCGTCACCTGGGAGCGTTGGAACAGCTTTGAAACCGGCACCTATCTCTCGGTCGCCACCCTGGCAGACGCCAGCACCCCGCGTGCCACCCAGCAACTGGTCACCCCCGTGGCCTACAGCGGCTACATCAACCGCACCGACGGCCTGGACCTGAGCAACGAAGTCAATATCGACGGCTCGGCCACCATTGAAGTGCTCTACCTGTAACCCACCTTCGCCCCTGACCTGCAACCAAAAGGTGCTGCTCGATGATGAATTCCTCACCCGCTGTCTTTCTCGCCACGTTGCTGCTGGCCCCCACCGTACTGGCCACCAGCAGTACCGACTTCGCCGTCACGGGCACCATCACGCCGAATGCCTGTGAACCCATGCTCTCCGGCGGAGGCGTGGTGGATTACGGAAAAATGCCGGCCAAGGAACTCAACACCGACAGCCCGACCTCACTGCAGCCGCAGACCATGCAAATGGAAGTCCTGTGTGAAGCGCCAACGTTCATCGCGCTGAGCACGATCGATAACCGCGCCGGCACTTCGGCAATTAACGACTACTGGCATGGCCTGGGGCTGACGGACAGTGGCGAAAAACTTGGCGCCACCGCATTCGGCCTGCTCAACCCGGTCGCGGACGGCGTCACGGTCAAGACGATCAACTCGACCGATGGCGGGGTGACCTGGCTCCCGTCGATTTACCTGGGCCACTACACCCAAACCTCGGTCGCCACCAACGGCGGTGCGAACACCCCGATTGCGATACGGCAATTCAGTGCCGACCTGCGCGTGTACACGATGGTCGACGGCACCGACCGCCTGACCGTGCTCGACGAAGTGCCGCTGGACGGCCATGCCACCGTGCAACTGAAGTACCTGTAACCCTTTATTCAACCGGCCCCACTCGAAAGGAAACGTGTGCCCCATGAAACTTACGCTCAATGCCCTGGCCACCGCGCTGTTGCTCAGCACCAGCGCCTCTGCCCTGGCGGCGTCCACCGTCGACCTGACTGTCAAAGGGGTGATTACCCCCAACGCCTGCACACCTGGCCTGTCCGGCGGAGGGATGGTGGACTACGGCAAGATCTCCGCCAAAGACCTGAACCTCACGACCCCCAAACAACTGCCACGCACCACCTTGCAACTGACCATCACCTGCGACGGCGGCACCCTGTTTGCCGTCAAGGGCACCGACAACCGCGCCGGGTCCAACTCCAGCGGCGGCACCTACGGCCTGGGGTTGATCAACGGTACGCAGAAGCTGGGGGCCTACGACCTGATGCTGAATAACGCAGTCGCCGACTCTGTCGCCGTCACGGTGCTGGAATCCGGGGATAACGGCACGACCTGGGCAGAGTCGGCGGACGCGATCCTGCCACCCAGCGCATTGGCGGCTTTCGGCGATAGAACCTCGGGC from Pseudomonas sp. NC02 encodes:
- the dacB gene encoding D-alanyl-D-alanine carboxypeptidase/D-alanyl-D-alanine-endopeptidase, which codes for MRLGRWTHTGGLLLGLSLLLGGCATAPKTSTSASLDQLLADPALHGASVSLMVRDARSGNTLYQHNPRTRLTPASSLKLLTTAAAMDVLGPQYRFSTQLLSDGIRQGAVLDGNLYLRGLGDPTIQWADYQALAANLAQQGIRQVRGDLVFDDTFFDAERLGTDWSQDDESTYYGAQISALTVSPNDDFDAGSLLVTARAPVVAGRPVTVEISPATDYVQLSNRAVSGTGNSYGINRQHGTNLLRLSGALAPGRQSPQLVSVWEPTQLVANLFEQALAQQGIVVQGRRMIGGVTPTTATVLALHESAPLQELITPLLKLSNNNMSEALLKSMGRKTVNAGTAPAGVAAVGGFLKRQGIDTATLNQVDGSGLSRRNLVSSQNLTDVLLAASKQPWFSAWYNALPVAGNPQRLVGGSLRYRLRGTAAENNLHGKTGSMSGVSSLTGYVTDANGRKLVFSMVTNNYVVAGARVKALENRLATALANSTDY
- a CDS encoding DUF1120 domain-containing protein; translated protein: MNSSPAVFLATLLLAPTVLATSSTDFAVTGTITPNACEPMLSGGGVVDYGKMPAKELNTDSPTSLQPQTMQMEVLCEAPTFIALSTIDNRAGTSAINDYWHGLGLTDSGEKLGATAFGLLNPVADGVTVKTINSTDGGVTWLPSIYLGHYTQTSVATNGGANTPIAIRQFSADLRVYTMVDGTDRLTVLDEVPLDGHATVQLKYL
- a CDS encoding response regulator transcription factor, which translates into the protein MLRVIIADDHPIVRIGQKVVIEANGKCKVVGEANGPDELLRVLGSTPCDVLVTDFAMPGGQQADGYVLLGLLQRQYPGVPVILVTMFANIATLRASFAEGARGIVAKSASAKELPTAIKEVCEGKTFVSESLRTQLVQAGTGDQSQPPQLSGKEREVVRMLASGMTVSQIAARVNRSISTISKQKSTAMNRLCISTDVDLFHYARSSGMVP
- a CDS encoding helix-turn-helix domain-containing protein, whose product is MPPLETLQVFQSLNRSPNARLELCAELGDGLSAALWSNHHDAQDYEAPDHHTLSCYIGGGTGTFRRDQPGTKGGPDKLCILPAEHQSAWVINGEIRLAHVYFSPEQFALGCVTLLDREPRELQLRESTFLDDARQARRFHQLISLNWKEPGERLLTSSLAHEMLSHTLLSQVGMREGLRLKGGLAAHQRRQLVEHIDQQLAEPISLGQLAGLCALSEYHFARMFRESFGLPPHQYLLARRLARARELLRGGSLPLGEIALACGFSSASHFTNRFRQAMGATPSEYRQAFLP
- a CDS encoding response regulator: MLIVEDHQAYRALMGWFLQKFEVDHELVCNGQAALTAIALRHFDLVISDCRMPVLDGYSMAREIRRREAVHSRPRVPIIALTAKLSADDARRCLEAGMDAWLLKPLTLEQLRGVLEQWLPQPPGASTNPPATACAGAHWPTRAELIRTFGDEQVVNQMLRTLVREAEADYAGLVQACRIVDPHALVDCLHRLAGSLAFFGETELDRCAGELIEQVRKHGIRCNRRALQRFDQDLLVYLRYLTDL
- a CDS encoding GIY-YIG nuclease family protein, with protein sequence MTTPSEAKPWFVYLVRAANGSLYCGISNDPVRRFAMHQSGKGARFFLSSPAVALVYTEACISKAEALRQERLIKKLKKSAKECLAAIGPSV
- a CDS encoding YncE family protein — protein: MKHWLLAALLISGAASADDSTYHREHRVTLPGSGHSWGFVGLDPTRPYLFLARRENGLSVFDVKQQRLVETVAQSEGANGVVFVPEVDRVFVLNTDGSLSVVELSTLTFLKRIPVAQSNLNSAVYEPSTGKVIIVSGRRADRSTLFEFDPKQERITGAHELAVKKIDPLLIKGDGSFFLPMRDEGKVARYSASTFALLDTWQFAGCPKPSALAQDVARQRLFVACRGEVPVLIVADRKTGEVKAKLPITRDVNALAYDEQHRRLLIPSGVDANLTLVDQTDADHYAVRASVSTLPMAYNMAFDPASQRVFLPAMDFTQPAPSKAEPKPDPLFHANTFSVTTYGP
- a CDS encoding TonB-dependent receptor, with product MKSRATSAGSVKHWLGASVLAVSGLALLPLGVAQAAEAQQQSTLFNFALAAKPLPQALSDFTRVTGISVVYTDEAPYAIKAPAITGQMSAAQAMQRLLGNSGFTFRQIDARTLALEPLPTDGALNLGATTINGAALASDTTSYQPPPTSSVMRSHGLLLETPQTVNVVPAQVMRDQQPRNLDDALTNISGITQANTLGSTQDAVMLRGFGDNRNGSIMQDGMPLVQGRALNSTAERVEVLKGPSSLLYGIQDPGGVVNIVSKKPELIQSTSLTVRGSTFGDGKNGSGGNLDTTGPIGDSGLAYRLIVDHEDEDYWRNYGTHRESLIAPSLAWYGDNTKLLFAYEHREFLSPFDRGTAIDPKTNHPLNIPSTRRLDEPFNNMEGRSDLYRFEADHDLNDDWKAHFGYSWNRETYDASQVRVVKVNANGTLTRSMDGTQGALTTDRFATASLEGKVNVAGMQHDLTFGLDDEYRKIYRADLIRQAPRGTFNYNDPVYGNEVAGTTVSAPDSNQTDLLRSDSLFLQDAIHLTDQWILVGGARYQMYDQYAGKGVPFTANTDGNGQKWVPRAGLVYRYTDELSFYGSYTESFKPNSTIAPLDNKTVLDGSLEPEQSKSWELGTKLDIPGRITASAALFNIEKRNVLVEVGDGPTAIYSVAGKVRSRGLELDASGQLTDKWSVIGSYAYTDAVVTEDPDLKGNRLQNVAKNTGSLSAVYDFGSILGGDQLRVGAGARYVGERAGNAANDFDLPSYTVADAFATYDTKIEGQKVKFQLNVKNLFDRTYYTSAVNTQFVSIGDARQVSVSSTLEF
- a CDS encoding glutathione S-transferase family protein, yielding MTELILHHYPQSPFAEKARLLLGFKGLSWRSVHISPVMPKPDLTALTGGYRKTPVLQVGADIYCDTALIARRLEQEKSAPALFPQGLELVSQSFAAWADSTVFSHAVSLVFQPESLAVKFAKVPPEMLQVLVADRSKLFSGGTATRVQLDQAKHQWPVIIGRINQQLQHQQGDFLFGEPSIADFALAHPLWFLMGSSVTSPLVETYPAVAAWLARVLGFGHGTSSQMSAEQALEVARNATPANLPEEIFEDPNGFKPGQQVTISATDYGTDPVAGELLFAGREELILRRTDDRAGTVHVHVPRFGFRIQPA
- a CDS encoding nuclear transport factor 2 family protein; translated protein: MSDAHNALITEFYSAFQRLDAEAMSACYSDDVVFSDPAFGELRGRDAGDMWRMLTTRAKDFSLTFDSVRSDEITGSAHWVATYLFSATGNTVVNDIRARFVFRDGKICEHHDHFDLWRWSRQALGTKGLLLGWTPLVKNAVRAQALKGLKAFQASR
- a CDS encoding DUF1120 domain-containing protein, translating into MNKHLIAVASALLITGTAPAFAASTVDLTVKGIITPNACTPSLSSGGVIDHGKMSAKDLNATQITLLPKVTLQMTVTCDAPVIFALKATDNRIGSGSGSGFGLGFINGTQKLGSYSLTLGANGSPPQADGETVQAIGSFDNGVTWERWNSFETGTYLSVATLADASTPRATQQLVTPVAYSGYINRTDGLDLSNEVNIDGSATIEVLYL